The Caballeronia sp. Lep1P3 genome segment TATAAGTCGGGCCTTATAGAACAATAAGCAACTCGTCTTGGACGCGCGCTTCTGCCATTCTTATCATCGTTTCATGCTCGAAGAGGCGTGCGCATTGTGCGCGGCCCATTCGCGCGAGCGGACGGCGTAGGCCGTTTGTAAAGCATGGGCCAGAGAGCCCGCGATCCGACGAAAAAACGTGGAGACGGCATGACCCCTTTCAACGAAGCGGCAACCATGCGAAAGGTGTACGGGCGGCTCATGCCCCTGCTCTTCGCGATGATGTTCTTCAACTACCTCGACCGCATCAACATCGGCTTTGCCGCGCTCGACATGAACAAGGCGCTCGGCTTCAGCCCCGCCGTGTTCGGCTTTGCCGGCAGCATCTTTTTTGTCGGCTACATGGTGCTGGAAGTGCCGAGCAATCTGCTGCTGCATCGTGTGGGTGCGCGGCGCTGGATCGCGCGGATTCTGCTGACATGGGGCGCGGTGGCCGCGGCCACGGCCTTTGTCTTCGACGACAAGAGCTTCTACGTGCTGCGCTTTCTGCTCGGCGTGATGGAAGCGGGCTTCTTGCCGGGCGTCGCGGTTTATCTGACGAAATGGTTCCCGGTGCGATACCGCGCGCGGGCCGTGGGCGGCTACATCATCGCGGGATCGTTTTCGGCGGTGCTGGGCGGCCCGATTTCGACCATGCTCATGACCTACGCGAACGGCGTCCTCGGCTTGCAGGGCTGGCAATGGATGTTCATTCTCGAAGGCATTCCGGCGATGCTGCTGGGCCTCGTCACGCTGCGCATCATGACCGAGCGCCCCGCCGATGCCGACTGGCTCGACGACGACGAAAAGCAATGGCTCGAATCGACGCTCGCAGCCGAGCGCGAAGCCGTTGGCGGCGCGGCGCATTTTCCGCTGCTGCGCGTAGTGGGCGACCTTCGCGTCTGGAGTCTCGCGTGTCTCTTCGGCTGCGCGCTCGTCGGCATCTACGGCCTCTTCCTGTGGCTGCCGCAGATCGTCAAGAGCCTCGGTCATCTCAGCAATATCGAAGTCGGCTTTCTCTCGGCCGCGCCGCCGCTGCTCGGCGTGCTGGGCACGTTCATCATCAGCCGCAGTTCGGACCGCACCGGCGACCGCAAGAAGCATCTCGCGTTCGTCTATGG includes the following:
- a CDS encoding MFS transporter — its product is MTPFNEAATMRKVYGRLMPLLFAMMFFNYLDRINIGFAALDMNKALGFSPAVFGFAGSIFFVGYMVLEVPSNLLLHRVGARRWIARILLTWGAVAAATAFVFDDKSFYVLRFLLGVMEAGFLPGVAVYLTKWFPVRYRARAVGGYIIAGSFSAVLGGPISTMLMTYANGVLGLQGWQWMFILEGIPAMLLGLVTLRIMTERPADADWLDDDEKQWLESTLAAEREAVGGAAHFPLLRVVGDLRVWSLACLFGCALVGIYGLFLWLPQIVKSLGHLSNIEVGFLSAAPPLLGVLGTFIISRSSDRTGDRKKHLAFVYGMSAIAIAGSAYAPNPVIAYVLLCVTGLFIYAGNPLFWSLASSFRTGAAGAATIALINTIAQFGGLVGPWSIGLVRNATGNFKLALLTIAAFLVIATIIALVMRVKPANDEDASLPAADPAARM